attgatatttttatgtgatttgtCCAAGTATTTTGCAGCTCCTACGTCTTGATCTGTTTAACTCCACTATTGTGATAGTCCTTGTTAGAGggtctttcttttctcttccacCCCCCAACCCCACCACAAAGTGAGTTTATAATGTTGTTTGAGGGGGGGTGGGCATCACACAGGATTGAACCTTGGACCTGTTTCTATAGATAGTAGTCTTGTTCAACACTTTTGTGGTGATATTTTCTATTAACTTTCCAGAACTGGTACACATCTTGATATCAAGGAGgcctatattttattttattttatttttttagttgaattttgaaattattaatGCAGAGTCAAAATGTTTGGTCTACATGGTGCTACATTTTTCATAGGGAACATATTACACATTATTTGCAATCCCTGATGGATTAATTATTTCCTTCCAGGAGTGGGagatcaagaaaagaaaataatgagcCAGGGCCTATAAATCCTCAGCAAGCCATTCTGGCTGTGGCACCACTCAATAGTGTGCCATACATTGGTCCACCTACACCGCATAGCTATACTGTATCATCACCAACTAAAAGGTACACAGAGACTCTGGAAAAAGTTGCCACCAGAGTGGGGGTTGCATTGACTGGATGTGCAGCTATGGGAAAGATTGGACCAGTTATAGGACTAATGGACATCGGCGAATCCAAAGATTCTTACCTTTTTCGTGTCTCCCTGCC
Above is a genomic segment from Alnus glutinosa chromosome 12, dhAlnGlut1.1, whole genome shotgun sequence containing:
- the LOC133852025 gene encoding alpha-crystallin domain-containing protein 22.3-like isoform X2, whose product is MASPLRSGRSRKENNEPGPINPQQAILAVAPLNSVPYIGPPTPHSYTVSSPTKRYTETLEKVATRVGVALTGCAAMGKIGPVIGLMDIGESKDSYLFRVSLPGVARDENGFRCDVEPDGKVVIKGVTTTGEKIVCKNSQIFQMHTQNLCPPGHFSISFQLPGPVDRQQFSGSFGIDGILEGVVKKR
- the LOC133852025 gene encoding alpha-crystallin domain-containing protein 22.3-like isoform X1, whose amino-acid sequence is MASPLRSGRSRKENNEPGPINPQQAILAVAPLNSVPYIGPPTPHSYTVSSPTKRYTETLEKVATRVGVALTGCAAMGKIGPVIGLMDIGESKDSYLFRVSLPGVARDESEFHSHDGFRCDVEPDGKVVIKGVTTTGEKIVCKNSQIFQMHTQNLCPPGHFSISFQLPGPVDRQQFSGSFGIDGILEGVVKKR